The genomic segment GGAAGTCGCCCGCCAGGTCATGGCCGGTCTACTGCCGAGCGAAGCCCCGTCGCTTCTCGGTTTCGACGTTTCTGCCGTCATCGAGCCCTGCTACGAAGTCGGAGGGGATTACTTCGACTTCATTCCGCTCGGAGACGATCGTTGGGCGATCGCCCTGGCGGACGTGTCGGGCAAGGGCGTGCCCGCGGCGCTTCTGGTCGCGGCAATGAGGGCCACTCTCTACACGCTGGCGAAGCGGGAGCTGGCGCTTCGTTACATCCTGCGTTATGCCAACGAGTTCATCCAGGCTTCCAGCGGTCCCCGAGCCAAGTATGTAACGCTGTTCTACGCCGTGCTGGATATCCAGGCCAAGCGTTTCATTTTCATCAATGCCGGCCATCTTCCCCCCATCGTCATGCGGGCTCACGGCGAGGTCGAGCTGCTGCGCTCCGGTGGTTTTCCTCTTGGGTTCTTCGACAATCCCCGCTATTTCGAGCATTTTCTCCAGCTCAATAGCGGCGATCTCATCTGCCTGTATACCGACGGCATCACCGAGTCGATGAACGCTTCCGACGAAGAGTATGGCCGGCCTCGGCTCGTCGAGGCACTGCGACGTCACCAGCGTGCCTCCGCACAGGAGATCGGCGACGCGGTGCTAGCGGACGTACGGCGATTCAGTGGACGTGCTCCTTTCGACGACGCGAGCGTCGTGATCGTCAAAGCGACCTGACCAGCTTGTTGACTCGTCCCTCGCGGCTCGAATTACGCCCGGAAACCCTCGCTTCACCTTTCAGTGAAATACCCCGACGAGCAAGAAGGCCGCTAACGCGAGCAAACCCATGGTGATCGCATAGGGAAGCTGCGTGTTGACGTGGTCGATGTGGTCGGAGCCCGCCGCCATCGATGAAACGATGGTCGTGTCGGAGATGGGCGAGCAGTGGTCGCCGAAGATTCCGCCCGCCAGCACCGCGCCTACGGTTACGTGGAGGTCCACCCCCAGGGCTCCCACCATCGGGATACCGATTGGGAGCATGATCCCGAAAGTGCCCCAGGAAGTTCCGGTGGAGAAGGCTATGAAACCACTGATAACGAACAAGACGGCGGGCACGAGCGCCGGACGCAACAGATTCTCGGCGAGGGACGCGAGATAGATTCCCGTCTTCAGCTCGTTCGAGAGAGCGGCAATGGCGAAAGCGAGCATCATCAGGAGGGCGACCGGCATCAAGCCGCCCAGCCCCTTGAAGGCCAGATCGATCGTCTCGGCGAGCGAGAAGATCCCCTGCACGCGGTACAGCACGGCGGCGACGACCACGGCAAGGAGTACCGCCCAGAGGACCGCGGTGGAGCCGCTTCCCGCCAGCAGATCGCCGTCTCCAGTGATGTAGAGTCCGACGGGCATCATCAAGAGCATGCTGACCATGGGTACCAGCATGTTGCGGGCCAATGGCTCCACCCCTGGTTTCGTGGGGAGACTCAAGACCTCGGTCGAGACGAGGGGCTCGGCGCCGTCGCGCAGCACTTTGCCGGTCTCGCGCGCCCGGCGTTCGGCCCGCGCCATGGGGCCGAAATCCTTGCCGCTGATCACGATGAAGAACACCAGCACGACCGCGAGCGACGCGTAGAAATTGAAGAGATTCGCGTAGAGAAGGGTGGTGAGAGGGTTCTCGATGCCCTGGGTGGCGAGAACTCCCATGATGAACGCTCCCCAACCGTTCATCGGTATGAGAATGCAAACCGGCGCCGACGTGGAGTCGCAGAGGTACGCGAGCTTCTCGCGCGAAAGACTTAACTTGTCGAACAAGGGACGCGAGATCGCGCCGGTCACAAGACAGGTGATGGTGGACTCGACGAAGATACCCAGCCCCAAAAGCGTCGCCAGGACCTGGGCGCCCCGGCGGGTGGCGACGACACCGCGCTCGCTCACGAGGCGGATGAAACCCTCCACCCCGCCCGAATGTTGGGTGAGGGCGATGAGCGATCCCACCATCGCGCTGAAGATGATGGTGCGGGTGTTCCCATCGTCCTTGTACACGTCCACCAGCGCCTGGATCGCGTCGCGCAGACCCACGACGACGTTTCCGCCGTTCAAGATGGACCAGCCGAGCCAGATTCCCGCAAAAAGCGAGAGGAAGACTTGCTTCGTGACCAGAGCGGTGACGATGGCAATGAGAGGAGGCAGGACGCTCAGCCAGCTGGGTGAATCCACGCGGCCGTCTTCATATCACATGCGTGATAAACTCGGCCAGGCGAGCGCCGCCGCCGCGCCCGTTCGAAGTGTATTGGGAACCAAATGTGAAGAGCTTCGGAGGTTTTGTGCTCGCACTCGGTCTGCCGGGCGTCACCTTTGGCCACGCTGTCGCGGTCGGGGTGGTGAGCGGTCGGATCGCGAGCCCAGCTGGTGATTCGCTTCCCGGCGTGGTCGTTACGCTGAGCGGGGGCAACGTCGAATCGCAACTCCAGGTGACCGGAGCTGACGGTGAATTCTCCTTCGCGGGGCTGCCGGCGGGAACGTACTCACTCGTTGCCTCTTTGCCAGGATACGTGGACGCCGTGGTCGATCTTCGGGTAGAAGACGGGCAGACGGCGAGAAGGGACATCATTCTGCAGCTGCGGCCCATTTCCGAGAGCGTCGTGGTGGAGGAGTCGCTTCCGGCGCCCGAGATCCAGCCCGTCGAGAGTCAAGGGTTCGAGATCGAAGAGCTGGATCTGCTGCCGCTTCCCACCGACCGTTTCCAGGAATCGTTTCCGCTCGTACCCGGCGTCGTCCGCGATTCCGAGGGACGGCTGAGCTTCAACGGTGCTCGCCCCAGTCAGTCCATTCTTCTCGTCAACGGCGCCAATGCGACCGACCCGCTCACCGGCGAGTTTGCCGTGGAGCTCCCGTTGCGCGCCATCGAAGCGGTTGAAGTAAACACCATTCCCTATTCTGCGGAGTACGGGCAGGTCACCGCCGCCGTCGCCAAGGTCAAAACCCGGGGCGGCACGGACGAATGGGACGTGGATTTCTCCAATCTCATGCCCAACTTGAATTTCCGCGACGGGAAAATCAAGGGCATTCGCGCCGCGGTTCCGCAGTTCGGGGTGAGCGGCCCGCTCAGGAAGGGCAAGCTGTGGATCTCTCAGGGGTTCACCTACCGTTTCGTCCGCTCGCGGGTCTACGACGTGGAGGCGGGCGAAGACGAGAGAATTCTCGAAGGCTTCGACACGTTCACCCAGCTCGACTGGAAAATGGCGGAAAAGCACCAGCTCACCACGACCTTCTCGTATTTTCCGTCGGAGTGGGACAACCTCGGCCTCACGGCGGTAACCACGTCGGAAGCGACTCCCGATTTCAACTCCTGGGGCTGGAATGCGGCGATCTCGGAGAGGTCGCTGCTCTCGCAAACACTCGTCGAGACCCTGTTTGCCGTCAAGAGCTATGACGTTGCGGTTCGGCCGAAGAGCGAGCTAACCTCGTTGCTCACCCCCGAAGGGCTTCGCGGCAATTACTACAACGAAATCGATCGAGAGAGCATGCGTTACGAGGTCGCCACGCGCTTGACCCGTTCGATTACCGGCTTCCACGGGGAGCACGTCCTGAAGGTGGGCGCAAACGTGGTGCAGGCGAGCTTCTCGGGAATCGACGCGAGCCGGCCGGTGGAGATTCGGGACCTCGACGGACGACTCTTACAAGATATCCGCTTCGAGGGCTCCCCCGAGGTCCGAGGATCGGATTTAGTCGTCTCGGGCTACGTTCAGGACCAATGGCGCCCTACGGACCGGCTCGGACTGGAGGCGGGGGTCCGCTACGACTACGACCGGCTGGTGGGCTCTCAGCAGCTCGCGCCGCGGTTCGCATTCGCTTATGCGCTCGTTCCCGACGGGACGACGGTGCTTAAAGGGGGGTGGGGCGTCTTCTACGACCATGTCTTCGTTCATGCCGACAACTTCGATACGTTCCAGTCGCGCGTGGAGACCCGTTATGGGGAGGATGGCGCAGCCACCGGGCCTGCCGTCACATACGTTCCGAGAGTGTCGGAGGAGGGGCTCGACATGCCTCGGGGGCAATCTTGGAACGTGGAGCTCGATCATCTGCTCGCTCCTGGAGTCGAGGCTCGTCTGAACTACCGAGAGCGACGAGGCTCGGAAGAGATGATCGTCGAGCGAATCGACGAAGACCTTCCCGGCCAGGGCAGCAT from the Vicinamibacteria bacterium genome contains:
- a CDS encoding SpoIIE family protein phosphatase; amino-acid sequence: MEGFGAIGSSLDLDRTADNVLAGLRAVFAFDASSIFVRERDGETIICQRSRGEVAGERARPRPEIGRGIVGRVLGTGKACLQAVVDDGSRSADLRQATHSAMVAPILGGGGRVLGALLLESNEPGFYDDSNLAKLMSYSRVASAAIERALLFAQMLQERRLEGEMEVARQVMAGLLPSEAPSLLGFDVSAVIEPCYEVGGDYFDFIPLGDDRWAIALADVSGKGVPAALLVAAMRATLYTLAKRELALRYILRYANEFIQASSGPRAKYVTLFYAVLDIQAKRFIFINAGHLPPIVMRAHGEVELLRSGGFPLGFFDNPRYFEHFLQLNSGDLICLYTDGITESMNASDEEYGRPRLVEALRRHQRASAQEIGDAVLADVRRFSGRAPFDDASVVIVKAT
- a CDS encoding Na+/H+ antiporter NhaC family protein, which codes for MDSPSWLSVLPPLIAIVTALVTKQVFLSLFAGIWLGWSILNGGNVVVGLRDAIQALVDVYKDDGNTRTIIFSAMVGSLIALTQHSGGVEGFIRLVSERGVVATRRGAQVLATLLGLGIFVESTITCLVTGAISRPLFDKLSLSREKLAYLCDSTSAPVCILIPMNGWGAFIMGVLATQGIENPLTTLLYANLFNFYASLAVVLVFFIVISGKDFGPMARAERRARETGKVLRDGAEPLVSTEVLSLPTKPGVEPLARNMLVPMVSMLLMMPVGLYITGDGDLLAGSGSTAVLWAVLLAVVVAAVLYRVQGIFSLAETIDLAFKGLGGLMPVALLMMLAFAIAALSNELKTGIYLASLAENLLRPALVPAVLFVISGFIAFSTGTSWGTFGIMLPIGIPMVGALGVDLHVTVGAVLAGGIFGDHCSPISDTTIVSSMAAGSDHIDHVNTQLPYAITMGLLALAAFLLVGVFH
- a CDS encoding carboxypeptidase regulatory-like domain-containing protein produces the protein MLALGLPGVTFGHAVAVGVVSGRIASPAGDSLPGVVVTLSGGNVESQLQVTGADGEFSFAGLPAGTYSLVASLPGYVDAVVDLRVEDGQTARRDIILQLRPISESVVVEESLPAPEIQPVESQGFEIEELDLLPLPTDRFQESFPLVPGVVRDSEGRLSFNGARPSQSILLVNGANATDPLTGEFAVELPLRAIEAVEVNTIPYSAEYGQVTAAVAKVKTRGGTDEWDVDFSNLMPNLNFRDGKIKGIRAAVPQFGVSGPLRKGKLWISQGFTYRFVRSRVYDVEAGEDERILEGFDTFTQLDWKMAEKHQLTTTFSYFPSEWDNLGLTAVTTSEATPDFNSWGWNAAISERSLLSQTLVETLFAVKSYDVAVRPKSELTSLLTPEGLRGNYYNEIDRESMRYEVATRLTRSITGFHGEHVLKVGANVVQASFSGIDASRPVEIRDLDGRLLQDIRFEGSPEVRGSDLVVSGYVQDQWRPTDRLGLEAGVRYDYDRLVGSQQLAPRFAFAYALVPDGTTVLKGGWGVFYDHVFVHADNFDTFQSRVETRYGEDGAATGPAVTYVPRVSEEGLDMPRGQSWNVELDHLLAPGVEARLNYRERRGSEEMIVERIDEDLPGQGSMVLSSEGSSLTRELDLTVRLSRNDNELFLSYVKSRTSGDLNNFGTLYQNLRTPLLLNNEVSLFELDVPHRFLAWGIWRLPEDIQIVPGVEWRSGFPYTEFETDYTPVGERNRGGRFPGFLSIDFRVTKGMRVLGRGIRVGFQIFNLGSHFNPRDVLPNRGSPRFGDFLNSVDMSFSLRLSLGL